The DNA region CGGGAGTCGTGCTGCCCACCCAACCGCCAGTTGATCCCGAGCTGCGAATGGCAGTGTTTGACGGCGGCCTTGAGAGTGACAGTTCCGTGCTCGACTGGGCTTCCTTCTCCGGAGAGGTCCCAGCCGGTCCTGAGGGAGAGGGACTGCGCCTGCACGGTCACAGCGTCACTTCGGCCGCGCTCTTCGGACCATTGACACCCGGGCAGGTAGTACCCCGGCCCTACGCCTACGTGGACCACTACGGCGTCGTCAACCCGGAAGACGGGCCCCTCGCCCTGTACCACACGCTGCGGCGCATCACCGATGTCCTCGCCACCGGCGAGTACGCCTTCGCCAACCTGAGCCTCGGGCCCGAGTTGCCTATCGAAGACGATGAAATCCATTCATGGACCGCAGCCATCGACGCATGCTTGGCGAATGGGAAAACCCTTTTTACCATCGCCGCCGGAAACAACGGCGCCCTGGACCGGGAATCTGGAAACGCCCGCGTGCAGGTCCCTTCCGACTGCGTGAATGCATTGGCTGTTGGCGCAGCCGATAGCCGCCGCGACGCTTGGAGCCGAGCTTCCTACAGTGCAGTAGGGCCGGGGCGCAGCCCCGGGATGGTCAAACCTGACCTGCTGCACTTTGGGGGTGACAAATACGAACCGTTCTATTTTGCTCCCGCACAGGCGAAGACGAACGGACTAATCCAGTCGGCCGGTACCAGCTTTGCAGCCCCGTCGGCCCTTCGGCTGGCCGCCGGAATCCGTGCTCATTTCGGCGAACAGATCAGCCCGCTTGCTCTTAAGGCACTTCTCGTACATTCCGCCGATGTTGGAATCTACGAAGATTCCAGTGAGCCGGGATGGGGAAGACTCCCTTCCGATATTGATCCCTTTGTCCTGTGCCCCGACCGGTCGGTGCGCGTCGTTTACCAGGGAACTATCGAGCCGAAGCGGTACATCAGGATGCCGATTCCGCTTCCTGAAGGTGTCGACGAAGGATGGGTTACCATCTCCGCCACCTATTGCATCGCGAGTGCTACTGATCCACGTGCCCCAGGCAGCTACACGGCAAGTGGCATCGAACCAACGTTCCGGCCGCATGCTGATGTACGGGCCAAGCCGGAGAGCATTCATCCGAAGTCAGATTCGTTCTTCCAGCTCGGCGACTACGTGCCCGAGCAGACGCTTCGTAACGCGTCCCACAAGTGGGAAACGGTGAAGCACAAGAGCAAGCCCTATAAGGCATCGAAGCTTCACCGCCCGGCTTTCGATCTGCACCACGTCAGCCGCCTTGCGGACGCCGATGGCGCTTCCAGCAGCATTCCCTACGCGCTGGTCATCACCATCACGACGCCCGACATTTCCGACATTTACGATCGCGTGGTTCGGGCGTTCGCTCCTCGCCTTGAGATCATGCAACCCCAGGTCGAAATCCCGATCGCCATCGACCCCGTGTAGCCGCTTCCACCGCCCCAGGTGGCTCGGGCAGGCCCGAGCCACCTGGGGCGCCCGCGTTTTCGTTCTCGCTGTCGGCTCGGTCGTCATGGTCGCCTGGGAGGCGGCCAGGTACGCCAGGTCCCCGCTCGGCAGCTGGACTGGCGCGACCGGGCACCCGGCCGGCCTCCTGACGTCTGGCCACCTCCTTGATGGCGCCAGCGCGATGCTCGGCCGGGGTGGCGTGGTTGGGATCGGCCGGGACGGTTTCGGCGGGGCTCAGGCGTGGACGGGCCGGATGAGGGCTGGGCGATCGCTATGGCTCTGGGCACCGGAGAGGAGCCTAGAACGGTAGGGCGTGGCTGTTGCCGCGGATCCGCAGTTCGGTGGAGCCGGGGCTCCAGCCGGTCACGAGGAATGCCGCGGCTGGGCCTTTGATGATCAGCTGTCGGTCGTCGCCGTGCCGGACGGCCAAGGTGGCGTCCGCGTCCTGCAGGACGATGGTGCCGGCCCACTGCGCCTGGCCCTCGACCTGCTCGTCGGGGCGGGCGAACGGCCTCGCGGGGACAGGTTCCGTCCAGCGGCTCAGGTCAGCGTGGCAGGGGTATTGCGATCCACCGGCCGACACGGTGGCATCCCCGGTGTAGGTGGTCATGATGCCAGTGTGAGCCCGCGCCGCACCGGTCGCCCGGCGCTGCGCCATCACCGGGGTTGAAGCATGCCACCGAACATCATCCGGGGGCGGGCCCCTGAGGGCGCCCCCGGGTCCGCCGGGTCCCCGGTCCACTGCGCCCGGCAGGGCGCTGCCCCAAGGCCGCGCCGAACAAGCCCAAAATAGTCATATTTCGCATTCCTTATTGGAAATATGCATGAGATGGGCGTAGGCTGAGGCCATGTCACTGAGCACGCTGCAAACGCTGCGCATCACGGTCGCGGCACTGCGCCAGGTCACCGAGGAGACCCAGGGCCAGCTCGCGGCCGGAATCGGCCTGACCCAGGAGAAGGTCAGCCGCCGTCAGTCCGGCGCCACCGTGTGGACGCTGGACGACGTCGACGCGCTGGCCGCGCACTGGGGCCTGGCCGTCCTCGACCTGCTGGCCGGCCCCACCCGCGCCACCGAGGCCTACAGCACCCGCCACCGGCCCGGCCCGGCCGCCACCGGCCAGCCCCTCCCCGCCACCTTCGCCGCCGCCCCGGCCCCGCCGACTGCGGCCGTGCCCGCGCCGGCGAAGCCCCGGCCCACCGACCCGGCCCCGGCGGCCGACCCAGCCCCGGCGGCCGCCCCGGCGCCGGCGGCCACGGCGGCGCCGGCGGTGGTCCTGGACGTCGCCGTCGAACTCGATCGCGGCCGCGACGGCCAGCTGCTCCTCACCGACCCCGCGCCGTGCGTGCGCTGCGCCCGCCCGACGCCGTACCGGGCCGGGGGCCGTCCGCTGCACGCCGGCGGCTGGTGCACCCCCGCCCCGGCCCCGGTGGAGCCCGCAGGCCTTGCCGACGCCGCCCAGCAGGCCGTCCAGGCCGCCGTGGCACCGGACACCGCGCCCGCGCCGGTCGCCGGGCCCACCGCCCCCGCAGGCCTCGCCGAGACCGCCGCCCCGC from Kitasatospora sp. NBC_00240 includes:
- a CDS encoding S8 family peptidase, translated to MPEKPRNFLLGRGERLVESINVRGGGGGKSLPYTLEEAQARLKPQVESAVRNFNSLPPDACPDGRVVGVVTLHPQFLAKTFHPKDLLRDLQLGYVGSRSASVTPDKWTRQGDPEAMETSELFVAGSRTAFEAFARRLGERGSFGAESEIRQIESFRSPTIEERQRSLGNLNQEEHLFEVALHLPDPASEVIISSFKDYISRLGAHAEHGGMVRVPGLAFLAIRIPADQADELTSFSFVRVIRPMPRLRALHPMERTMATPGLAGVVLPTQPPVDPELRMAVFDGGLESDSSVLDWASFSGEVPAGPEGEGLRLHGHSVTSAALFGPLTPGQVVPRPYAYVDHYGVVNPEDGPLALYHTLRRITDVLATGEYAFANLSLGPELPIEDDEIHSWTAAIDACLANGKTLFTIAAGNNGALDRESGNARVQVPSDCVNALAVGAADSRRDAWSRASYSAVGPGRSPGMVKPDLLHFGGDKYEPFYFAPAQAKTNGLIQSAGTSFAAPSALRLAAGIRAHFGEQISPLALKALLVHSADVGIYEDSSEPGWGRLPSDIDPFVLCPDRSVRVVYQGTIEPKRYIRMPIPLPEGVDEGWVTISATYCIASATDPRAPGSYTASGIEPTFRPHADVRAKPESIHPKSDSFFQLGDYVPEQTLRNASHKWETVKHKSKPYKASKLHRPAFDLHHVSRLADADGASSSIPYALVITITTPDISDIYDRVVRAFAPRLEIMQPQVEIPIAIDPV